The segment CCACCATGAGTCCGCTCGTGCCGACATCGAGCCGATGCACGACGCCCTGCCGCTCGGGAGCTCCGCTCGTCGCGATGCGAAAGCCTGCTGCGGCGAGGGCGCCGACCACGGTCGGCCCATCCCAGCCCACCGAGGGGTGGGCGGCCACACCGGTGGGCTTGTCGACCACGACGATGTCGGCGTCATCGTGCACGATGCCCAGCGCGGGCACGGCGATCGGCTCGATCCGCGGAGCCTGCCGCGGTTCCCAGCTCACCTCGAGCCATCCGCCGCCACGGAGACGATCGGACTTGCCGACCGTCGCGCCGTCGACGACGACACCGCCGGCGGCCGCCACGTCGGCGGCGAAGGTTCGCGAGAATCCGAGCATCTTCGCCAGGGCCGCGTCGACACGGGTGCCGTCGAGCCCGTCGGGCACGGGAAGAGAGCGGTGCTCCACCGTCACTCGCCGTCGTGTTCCTGCGGCACCGCACGCTCACGTGTACCGTCCAGTCCGATGCCGAGCACGACGAGCAGGGCGACCGAGATCATCCCGGTGACGATGAAGATGTCGGCCACGTTGAAGATCGCGGGCATCATCCACGGCATCGAGATCATGTCGACGACGTGTCCGACAGCGAAGCCGGGCTCACGGAAGAGCCGGTCGCTCAGGTTGCCCAGCACACCGCCGAGCAGACAGCCGAGCACGACCGCCCAGAGCCGGGCGCGAACCGCGAACGTCTTCCACACGATCACGGCGGCCACCACGGCCAGGGCGATCGTGAACAGCCATGTGACCCCGGATCCCAGCGAGAACGCGGCACCGGAGTTTCGCACGTAGTACAGCTGCAGGAACTCGCCCCAGACGGGAACGACCTTCTCCCGCGGCAGGTTCTCGATCGTGAGGTGCTTCACGAACTGATCGGCGGCCAGCACGACCACGGCGAGAATCGCCACGATCGCGCCGGCCGCCGACCCGTGAAGAGGACGACGTCCCGGCAACGGGGAGTCCTATCGTCCGAACGAAGACACCGGGTTGTCCGATGCGTCCGACGGCCCCGCCTGCGAATCGAGGTCGCGGAGCTGACCCTCGATGTAGGTGCGCAGCTGCGCACGGTACGAGCGCTCGAAGTCGTGCAACTCGGTGATCCGGCTCTCGAGCACATTGCGCTCGCGCTCGAGGCGGCTCGTCTGCTCGCGCTGCTTGACCTCGGCGTCGGACAGGATCTTCGCCGCCTGCGACTTCGCATCGGCGATGAGTTGGTCGCGCTGCGTCTTGCCCTCGGCGATGTGCTCGTCGTGCAGGCGCTGGGCGAGCTCGATGATTCCCGCGGTCGCGGTCGATCCCAGTCCTTCGGAGCCGGCGACAGGAGTCGCCGCCGGTGCGGCGGCAGCAGGAGCGGGTGTCGCCGCAGGGGCGCGCTCGCCGGACTCGTAGGCGGCCAGCTTGGCCTTCAGCTCGGCGTTCTCGTCGAGGGCCTTGCGCCACTCGATGACGATCTCGTCCAGGAAGTCGTCGACCTCGTCGGGGTCGAAGCCGTCCTTGAAACGGACGTGCTGGAATTGCTTGGTGACGACGTCATCCGGCGTCAATGCCATGGGTGGCTCCTCTTTCCTCGGCGGCCAGGTGGACGTTGAGCATGTGCCGCGGCCCGCACTTCATGACGAGCATAGTCTCCCCGTCGGAGTCGTGCGATGGCGTGCGTTCAGGTGGCAGTCAGATGAAGGATCGCGTGATCGACATCAGGATGAGCACGACGAGCATCGTCAGCGCGAACCCGAGATCGAGCGCAACCGGTCCGAGCCTCAGCGGAGGGATGAGGCGTCGGAACAGCTTGATCGGCGGATCGGTGACGGTGTACACGATCTCCGCCGCTGCCAGCCCCACTCCCCGTGGTCGCCATCCCCTGTTGAACAGGGGGATGTATTCGAGCACAAGACGCACGAAGAGCAGGAGGAAGTACAGCAGGAGCAGGAGATTGAGGATCGCTGCGATCAGCGAGACCGGTGACACCTGTCAGGAGTGGGCGAGAACGGCCTCGGGGTCTCCCCCGGCGATTCCGCCTTCACCCGACACCGCGACGCTCTCCGGCGACAGCAGGAACACCTTGCTCGTCACCCGCTCGATGCGACCGTACAGCCCCAGCGACAGTCCGCTGGCGAAGTCGATCAGGCGCCGGGCGTCGGCGTCGCTCATCTGCGACAGGTTGATGATGACCGGGATCCCCTCGCGGAAGTTCTCGGCGATCAGCTGCGCGTCACGGTACTGCTTGGGGTGCACGGTGAGGATCTCGTTGACGGCGCCGACCGTGGGCTGACGCACGGCGGTGGGCCGGCGCAGCGGGGTCACCGGCGCGGCCGGCTTGGCCTCGTCGCGATGCTGCTCGCGCTCACGACGCACGGGGGCGACGGCCTCCTCCTCGTAGACCTCTTCCTCATCGGCGAGGCCGAGGTAGACCATGGTCTTCTTCAGCGGGTTCCCCATCTTGTCCTCCGAGCTTTGGGGGTTGATTCTTGTCCGAGGCTAACCCTGTGCAGGGCGCGGACCCGTGATTGCCGAACCGATGCGAAGGTGTGTCGCGCCGGCGGCGATCGCCTCGGCGAAGTCGCCGGTCATGCCCGCCGAGATCCACCGCGCCTCCGGCGCGACGGTCCGCAGCCGTTCGGCAAGCCCGTGCAGCCGGGCGAAGGACTCTGCGGGATCGGCATTCAACGGCGCGACCGCCATGATCCCCCGCAGGGCGAGCGTCTCGCATTCGAGCACATGCTCGGCGAGGTGCTCGAGGCCGTCGGGCGCCACGCCGCCGCGGCCGGGATCGTCGGTGAGGTTCACCTGGAGCAGCACGTCGAGCACATCGTCGTCCACGGCCACGCGGTCGAGGGCGTCGGCGATGCGTTCGCGATCGATCGAGTGCACCGCGGTCGCGGCACGGCGGATCGCCGCGGCCTTCTTCGTCTGGGCCTGACCGATGAAGTGCCAGCGCATCTCGGCGAGCTCGGTCAGCTCCTGCGTCTTGGCCGACAGCTCCTGCTGCCGGTTCTCCCCCACGTCCCGCACTCCCAGCGCATGCAGGTCGCGCACGAGGGATGCCGGATGGAACTTGGTCACCACGATGCGGGTGATCGCATCCGCTGAGCGCCCGGCGTGCTGCGCAGCCGCCGCGATCCTCTCGTCGATCGCGGCCAGCCGCGCAGCCAGGTCCGCCATCCC is part of the Microbacterium pseudoresistens genome and harbors:
- the lspA gene encoding signal peptidase II, with the translated sequence MVVLAADQFVKHLTIENLPREKVVPVWGEFLQLYYVRNSGAAFSLGSGVTWLFTIALAVVAAVIVWKTFAVRARLWAVVLGCLLGGVLGNLSDRLFREPGFAVGHVVDMISMPWMMPAIFNVADIFIVTGMISVALLVVLGIGLDGTRERAVPQEHDGE
- a CDS encoding DivIVA domain-containing protein, translating into MALTPDDVVTKQFQHVRFKDGFDPDEVDDFLDEIVIEWRKALDENAELKAKLAAYESGERAPAATPAPAAAAPAATPVAGSEGLGSTATAGIIELAQRLHDEHIAEGKTQRDQLIADAKSQAAKILSDAEVKQREQTSRLERERNVLESRITELHDFERSYRAQLRTYIEGQLRDLDSQAGPSDASDNPVSSFGR
- a CDS encoding YggT family protein — its product is MSPVSLIAAILNLLLLLYFLLLFVRLVLEYIPLFNRGWRPRGVGLAAAEIVYTVTDPPIKLFRRLIPPLRLGPVALDLGFALTMLVVLILMSITRSFI
- a CDS encoding cell division protein SepF; its protein translation is MGNPLKKTMVYLGLADEEEVYEEEAVAPVRREREQHRDEAKPAAPVTPLRRPTAVRQPTVGAVNEILTVHPKQYRDAQLIAENFREGIPVIINLSQMSDADARRLIDFASGLSLGLYGRIERVTSKVFLLSPESVAVSGEGGIAGGDPEAVLAHS
- a CDS encoding YggS family pyridoxal phosphate-dependent enzyme, which produces MADLAARLAAIDERIAAAAQHAGRSADAITRIVVTKFHPASLVRDLHALGVRDVGENRQQELSAKTQELTELAEMRWHFIGQAQTKKAAAIRRAATAVHSIDRERIADALDRVAVDDDVLDVLLQVNLTDDPGRGGVAPDGLEHLAEHVLECETLALRGIMAVAPLNADPAESFARLHGLAERLRTVAPEARWISAGMTGDFAEAIAAGATHLRIGSAITGPRPAQG